TCAGAAACGACGTTCCCGTTGAGACTCCGTCCATCTTCCAAGAGGAGCAGTACTGTTCTGTACTTTTCTTCAATTTTGCGAGAGGGCTCAAGAATTTCTGCCAGGATTGCTTTGGCGTTATTCTTATGCTTCTTCACAACTTCATCGAGGTTAGGACCAATGGAAAGATTCTTGCCAAGGATGACGCTGTCCTTGTTCAATTTGTGGCATTGTGCGCAAGCAAGTTTTGTGAAAAGTTCCTTCCCCCTCGAAAAATTCCGATGTTGTCCGACACGTTTCAAATCTGTTTCCAGGTCAGCCATTTTCCATGGGGTAATTTTAGTAACCTGTTCCGGATTTTTAGCAAGAAACTCTTTGAGGTTATTGGTGACATACATGGTGCCACGCATCATCATGTGGTGACCAGGAAACGAGCAGATGTAAGGGTACGCACCTTCTTTCGTCGGAGCGACGAACTCAATGACTTCTTCCTGACCATGGTCGACGAGCTTGCTGGCCCAGAGAATTTCTTTGCTCTCTGGAACAAAACCGACCGAAAACCCGCTGGCCCCCAAAGCAATCGCCTTCAAGCCAACTTCGTCAGCCTTACCCGGATTGACCAGCATGATGTTGTGCGGCATATAATCCGGATTGGCAAACGTGAGTTTTATCTTCTTACCAGGCTTCACGGTGAGTTTCGGCACGTCGTACCGCATGCGTTCACGGACAGTTCCGATGCGAATTGTCGTGAGTTCAGGTGTATCACTGAGGATGCCTGACTTTTGTGTCGCCGCTTCCTCCGATTCCGCAATCACACCGCCACGCATGGTGCTTTCGACGTTAAACCACAAATGCTTCACCGTGTTTGCGGCAACGCGCGCATGTGGCTCGGGAGACTTTAAAAGTAATCCCAGTAATTCCAGATTCCGATCGTTGTGTTGCTGATGCAACCAGAGCGCTTCGAGTAAGTGATGTGCATCTTCTTTTTTGTTCGGATCAAACTGCTTGATCCACTCTTTCGTGGCGGCGAGCACGGCGTCTGAATCGCGTTCACTCAATTCGACACGGGTGCGATGGCGAATGCCATCGATGGGTGATTTCAGATTGTCGAGTAACGCGGCTATCGGCTGTCCGTCAATGGCGACCGGTTTTTGCAGAGGACGCCCCTTGGCAGTCATTCTGTAAATGCGGCCATGCTTATGGTCGCGGTTAGGATCGCGCACATTGTGTTGCATGTGGCCGATGATCACATTGTGCCAGTCGCAGAAATACAGCGAGCCATCGGGAGCAAAAATCGCATCAGCGGGACGGAAATTCTTGTCCCCGCTCATCATCAGCCCTTTTGATTTGTCCTCCGTTTTGGAACCATCGGCATTGAGCCGCATGACCGTCAAGTCATCACCGGCAGGCTCGCCCCATACGGTCCCTTCCTTGGCATTTCGTACCAGGTCATAGTGCTTAATGCCCAGAAAGCCAATCACGTTACAGATCAGGAAGTCACCTTGCATTGACTCAGGGAAGTGGGCACTGCTGACCACTTCACTGGCTGTTACAGGCCGCACTTCTTTCTTCAACAGTTCGTGCATTTTGAACCCGGACTTTTCCGGACGGACCTGATACGCGCGGCCGCCGGTACCGTCGGTCGCGTAGTGATAGCCCCAGTAGTCAAACGAAATGCCATGCGGATTCGGTGAATTGACCGCATGCATCGAAATGGTGAACCGCCGCGGATCGAAACGATACATGGCCGATTCAGCGGCCTGCAAAGAAGGTCCCCAGGGATGCTCGTGATTATGCACCATGAAAACACCGCTCTGCCAGTAGATCGCACCATCGGGTCCATAGATCAAATTATTCGCTGCGTGATGGGTATCAGAAGAGTCGAGGCCTTGCAGCATCACGGTGCGAACATCGGCCACATCGTCGCCATCGGTATCTTTCAGGAACACAAGTTCCGGCGCGGAAGCAACCAGCACACCGCCATTCCAAAATTCAAATCCCAGCGGATTCTGAATTCGGGCAAACTCGGTCACGCGATCCGCTTTACCATCGTTATTGTCATCATGCACAATCAGCAATGCATCGTCCATCTCTTTCAGAGGTTCCCACTTGGGGTACGTCGGCCAAACCGCGGCCCACAGACGGCCCTTGGTATCGAACTGCATTTGTACCGGATTGATCAACTCAGGAAACTGTTTTTCATCGGCGAACAGGCTGACCTCGAACCCATCTGCGACAGCCATATGCTTGATGCCTTCTTCTCCACTGATGTAGTTCAGGTTTCCCTCTTTAATCGCACTGGAACTCTTACTGCCTCCACCCACATTCGAGATCACCTTAACCGGCTGCGGTACATTGCTATCATCGACTTCGAAGTCCTGACCTTTGGCGACTGCCCAGACACGGGCATCACGGTTCATGGTCATCACGTCCAACATCGACAGCTCGTGCTGCAACACCTCGGCATTGGTCTGATCGTTCGTAAATTTCAGAATAGACCGCCCGCCCCAGACATCATTGCCATCACGAGCGCGATAACGGTTATTCCACTTATAATTTTTATCCAATATAGCCAAACGCAGGGGCTCCATCGTATGCGACGCAGTCACCTGATGACCAGACAGTGCAGAGGAGATGACTTCAGCCAGCTGCTTGTTACCTTCCTCAGTCAAATGGACCCCGTTGATTGTCAGAGGCGTGCTCGATTCTTTATACATCTGGAGAGAAGGGTGGAACAGGTCAACATATGCCACACCCGCTTTTCGGGCTGCGGCTGCGGTGGCTTTAGTGTAGGCCGCAAGTTGTACATTATGCGCCTTGCCGTCAGGCACGTTTTTGTTTCCGGTGTCTTCATGGGCAATCGGACTGAACAACACAATCCGGGGGAACGATTTCCCGTTTGCCTTGGAACCACGGGTCTTTTTGACAAAATCGATGAGTTTTCTCTGATACTCGCCCGCCTTTTTCACACCTTCAAATGATTCGTTGTAGCCGAAGAATGCGAAGACGACGTCCGCTTTCACATGCCGTAAGTATTCGGTGATCGTAGCGGCACCTTTGCTGCGCGGGAACGAATCCACACGATCGCCGCTCGCGCTCATGTTTCGAAAACGTACCTGCTTACCTTGCAGCTCACTCTGCAACAGCGTTTCCAGCCATCCGTCATGCTGCATCCGATCAGGTAGTCCATTGCCGACAATCGCAACGACGTCACCTTTCTGAAAAGCAAAGGGAATCGGATCACGGTAGTTAGCCGGCACGTCAAAAAGTGTCGGGTCAGCGGCCTGACTGTATGACTTCGAACCGACGGACTTCGAAGTCGACTTATAAGGGACACCCGGTTTTCCGTTGAAGGTCAGATAATTCTTCTTTCCACGGTTCTTGACGTCGATCTCCATAGTAAAGGGAGCGGCCACTTTCGTCAGCCGGAACACCGGTTTGCGATTCGCATCCAACAGCGTCAGCGTGAAATCTTCCAGTCGGCCTTCAAATCCACTACGGTTCCAGATACCCACCTTTTCCACGTCGACAGCCCGACCGAGATCAACTTCCCACCAGGGATTCCTGGTTCCCGCATTGGCAGTATGAGTCTGTCCCCCTTTACCCCAATCAGAGCTTTTATTGCCATCCAGCGCCTTGGCGGCGACTCCTGGTCCCATTGTGCTCGACTGCGTCGCCTTGCCGTCCTTCGCGATATTTTTTCCACCGCTGATCACTTCGACTTCCGCCAGCGTTAGAATCCGTTTATTGCCCGGTAGTTCAATGCGAACAAATTGCGCCGGCTTACCAGTCACAAGTTTTGCCTTTGAATTTTGTTTCTTGTTTGCCTTCGAGGCGTTCTTCTTTCGAGAGGATTTCTTTTTGGAGTCCGTTCTTTTGGTATTGTGGTTGGCAGGAATCGGGCTCGTATAGCCGGCATACGCTTCCGGTTTTATACCATGTGCGTAAGTCCCGAAGCCAAATGTATTGGGCTCAAACGGCCCGACAAAAGCAACGTTCGCATCCGCTTTAATCGCGTCTTCCATTCCCAACGCCCAGAAACACGCGTTGACCAGCATTCGGCGGTAGCCCTCATTCAACAGATCTTCAGGCGTTCCATACAATGTTGTAAATACGCGTCCTTTCTTACCCGATTTGGACGTATATGTTCGCGTCCACTCCGAAGGCATCGGCGGCTTTGTCTTGTCGGCAGGAGAATCCGGCTTCATACCGTTGAGAGGCTGAGCCATGGTTAATACTTCACCATCGGTGGGCTTGCCGACATAACCGCCCGCCTGCACCCAGATGTCTTTCACACCACGCAAAATCGGATGTGTCTGCTTGCCGTCAATGATTGTGATGCGTGTACTCTGCTTATGGTTGGTTCCATAGTGACCCACCCAGGTCTGCCCCAGCACCTGATGTCCAAAACCCTTCTCGTAGTCCTTGTCTTTACTGTTATAAGAATATTCCGAAAAGGGAGCACTGGCAGGCATATTGAACGCGTGCGTCGCGGTCCGCATGCCAACCACCGGACCACCTCGATTGAGGTAATCATCGAAATGCTGCATCTGTTCTTTGGGTAGATTCTGAAACCGTAGAAACACAACCGCAAGGTCCGCCGTCTTGAGCGCTTCCATGCCAGGAATATTGGAGTTGCCTGCTACGATTTCGCCCGTTTTCGGATCAATATTAAACAGCACAGTGCACTTGAAACCGTGATGCTTCGCCAAAATTCGCGCGAGTGCGGGCAGCGATTCCTCAGAGCGGTATTCATGATCGCCTGCGAGGAAAACAATATGTTTTCCCTTACCCACTCCCTCAGTCCCTTCATAAACCAGTGGTGCTGCGCTGGCGAAGTTTGCAATAAGTAGTGATAAGCACAGAGAAGCGGTCCAACAGGCGGATTTCATTGAAGAGTCTGCAATGAGGCTGAGATATTGTTTCATTGTTCGAGCATAATCCGTAAAAAAGAGCGAGGTGTATCGGTGTGTAAGTTGTGTAGATACTACCAGTTTAGTTACGCACCAGGGCAGAAGCTAGGGTTTCGCTTCCGATCCGCCAAAAAAGAAGGGCATTCAGAAAAGCAGGCTAGAAGGAAAGCGATTAAGAACGGAAACGATTGTTCTCTCAGAAACCGAACCGATGGGATGACACCACGTTTCAGATCAATTCGGTAATCAAATCCCGGCGCTCCAGAATATACCGGGGCCTGCCGCTATGATCCGGGAACGTTGCGGCTGGGTCGATGCCCAGATGGCGATACAGCATCGCCAGCACATTTTCGGGACGATAGGGGGCGTCTGCCGGCGTGCCACCTTTATCATCAGAAGCGCCAATCACCTGACCGGTTTTGATTCCGCCACCCGCCAGGGCAACGCTCATCACACGCCCCCAATGGTCACGTCCGGCATTCTTATTGAATTTCGGTGTCCGGCCAAATTCGCCCATGGCAACCACCATCACTTTTTTGTCGAGACCACGTTCATGCAGGTCTTCCACGAGTGCCGCAAACGCACGGTCATAAGGCACGCCTTTTTCCCGCATGCGTTTGACCAGATCGCGATGATCGTCCCAACTGGGACCGGTCACGCGCACGGAAGCCACCGTCACGCCATGCTCCACCAAGCGGCGTGCGAGCAAAATATTCTGGCCAAAAGCGGTCATACCGTAGCGTTCGCGCGTGTTCTGATCTTCCTGTGACAGATCGAAAGCTTTGCGGGCTGCATCACCTGCCACCATCTCGAAGGCTTCCTTTGTGTATTGATCAATGGCATCGCCGACGCCTTTATTGTCAATAATTTCGCGAGTGGCATCGAAGCCCTTTAGCAATGACTGGCGATCCCGCATGCGCTCTGCAGTCAGACCACGTAACAGAGTCAGGTTGGGGACCTCAAAGTTTTTGGCATCCGCATCACGGGCGGTGATGAAGGGATTAAAACCCTTACCCAACCAGGCGGCACGACCATAACGCATATCGCGTGGCAAAGAGACATACGCGGGAATTCCCTCTGCATTACTGCCACGGACTCGGGAGGTAATACAGCCGATACTCGGCATCTCGTTTTCTCTGTTTTGACGATCGCGCAGGTAATATCCGGTTTGGGTCAAGTGGCTGCTCGTGCTATGGCTGCCGGAATCGTGATGAATCGAACGGATAATCGCCATTTTATCGAGTACCCGCGCCTGCGCTTCCATGAACTCGCTGAACTGCACACCAGGGACTGCTGTGTTGATGGGACTAAGCGGCCCCCGATAATCGGAAGGCGCATTCGGCTTGGGATCATAGGTTTCATGCTGAGTCGGCCCACCAGCCAGTTCCAGAAAAATGATCGCCGTATCCTGCTTGGAATGTCCCCGTTCCGCAGCGTGTGCTTTCAGACGAAGAATGTCGGGGAGAGAAAGGCCCATCAAGCCGGTCAAACCCGCTTTCACAACGGACCGTCGTGAGATACCATCGCAAAATTCGGTAGTGCGTCGAGACATTCCTGCTCCTTTCCCAGGTGAGAGTGGCGGGATTGATGCGGGGTCAGCAATCATTGCCTGAAGGTGGGACCATTACACATCGACATTCAACAATATATCTAAATCGGCACCACACATCAACACTTGTTAATGTATCTAGGCAAAATTCCCGAGATTTGGGACGGTTCCAGACCACGTAGGGGTCGACCCAAGTGTCGACCCACCGTTCGACATCCCCACCATTTCACACCCACATCGACACTACATAAAACCATCCGCACACCTCAATACAAACACATCAACCCTGCGGGCTGACACATGGGTCAGCCCCTACAATTATCACCAATGCGATACAAAAACGTAGGGGTCGACCCGTGTGTCGACCCGCCATTCGGCATCCCCACCATTTCACACCCACATCGACACCACATAAAACCATCCGCACACCTCAATACAAACACATCAACCCTGCGGGCTGACACATGGGTCAGCCCCTACAATTATCATCAATGCGATACAAAAACGTAGGGGTCGACCCAAGTGTCGACCCGCCG
The Gimesia aquarii DNA segment above includes these coding regions:
- a CDS encoding PVC-type heme-binding CxxCH protein; this encodes MKQYLSLIADSSMKSACWTASLCLSLLIANFASAAPLVYEGTEGVGKGKHIVFLAGDHEYRSEESLPALARILAKHHGFKCTVLFNIDPKTGEIVAGNSNIPGMEALKTADLAVVFLRFQNLPKEQMQHFDDYLNRGGPVVGMRTATHAFNMPASAPFSEYSYNSKDKDYEKGFGHQVLGQTWVGHYGTNHKQSTRITIIDGKQTHPILRGVKDIWVQAGGYVGKPTDGEVLTMAQPLNGMKPDSPADKTKPPMPSEWTRTYTSKSGKKGRVFTTLYGTPEDLLNEGYRRMLVNACFWALGMEDAIKADANVAFVGPFEPNTFGFGTYAHGIKPEAYAGYTSPIPANHNTKRTDSKKKSSRKKNASKANKKQNSKAKLVTGKPAQFVRIELPGNKRILTLAEVEVISGGKNIAKDGKATQSSTMGPGVAAKALDGNKSSDWGKGGQTHTANAGTRNPWWEVDLGRAVDVEKVGIWNRSGFEGRLEDFTLTLLDANRKPVFRLTKVAAPFTMEIDVKNRGKKNYLTFNGKPGVPYKSTSKSVGSKSYSQAADPTLFDVPANYRDPIPFAFQKGDVVAIVGNGLPDRMQHDGWLETLLQSELQGKQVRFRNMSASGDRVDSFPRSKGAATITEYLRHVKADVVFAFFGYNESFEGVKKAGEYQRKLIDFVKKTRGSKANGKSFPRIVLFSPIAHEDTGNKNVPDGKAHNVQLAAYTKATAAAARKAGVAYVDLFHPSLQMYKESSTPLTINGVHLTEEGNKQLAEVISSALSGHQVTASHTMEPLRLAILDKNYKWNNRYRARDGNDVWGGRSILKFTNDQTNAEVLQHELSMLDVMTMNRDARVWAVAKGQDFEVDDSNVPQPVKVISNVGGGSKSSSAIKEGNLNYISGEEGIKHMAVADGFEVSLFADEKQFPELINPVQMQFDTKGRLWAAVWPTYPKWEPLKEMDDALLIVHDDNNDGKADRVTEFARIQNPLGFEFWNGGVLVASAPELVFLKDTDGDDVADVRTVMLQGLDSSDTHHAANNLIYGPDGAIYWQSGVFMVHNHEHPWGPSLQAAESAMYRFDPRRFTISMHAVNSPNPHGISFDYWGYHYATDGTGGRAYQVRPEKSGFKMHELLKKEVRPVTASEVVSSAHFPESMQGDFLICNVIGFLGIKHYDLVRNAKEGTVWGEPAGDDLTVMRLNADGSKTEDKSKGLMMSGDKNFRPADAIFAPDGSLYFCDWHNVIIGHMQHNVRDPNRDHKHGRIYRMTAKGRPLQKPVAIDGQPIAALLDNLKSPIDGIRHRTRVELSERDSDAVLAATKEWIKQFDPNKKEDAHHLLEALWLHQQHNDRNLELLGLLLKSPEPHARVAANTVKHLWFNVESTMRGGVIAESEEAATQKSGILSDTPELTTIRIGTVRERMRYDVPKLTVKPGKKIKLTFANPDYMPHNIMLVNPGKADEVGLKAIALGASGFSVGFVPESKEILWASKLVDHGQEEVIEFVAPTKEGAYPYICSFPGHHMMMRGTMYVTNNLKEFLAKNPEQVTKITPWKMADLETDLKRVGQHRNFSRGKELFTKLACAQCHKLNKDSVILGKNLSIGPNLDEVVKKHKNNAKAILAEILEPSRKIEEKYRTVLLLLEDGRSLNGNVVSEDESSLTLVTGPPQVKEQKVPKSSIEFQRSSPVSIMPAALLNTLDKEQILDLLAYVLSGGNAKDAAFHHHH
- a CDS encoding DUF1501 domain-containing protein; this translates as MSRRTTEFCDGISRRSVVKAGLTGLMGLSLPDILRLKAHAAERGHSKQDTAIIFLELAGGPTQHETYDPKPNAPSDYRGPLSPINTAVPGVQFSEFMEAQARVLDKMAIIRSIHHDSGSHSTSSHLTQTGYYLRDRQNRENEMPSIGCITSRVRGSNAEGIPAYVSLPRDMRYGRAAWLGKGFNPFITARDADAKNFEVPNLTLLRGLTAERMRDRQSLLKGFDATREIIDNKGVGDAIDQYTKEAFEMVAGDAARKAFDLSQEDQNTRERYGMTAFGQNILLARRLVEHGVTVASVRVTGPSWDDHRDLVKRMREKGVPYDRAFAALVEDLHERGLDKKVMVVAMGEFGRTPKFNKNAGRDHWGRVMSVALAGGGIKTGQVIGASDDKGGTPADAPYRPENVLAMLYRHLGIDPAATFPDHSGRPRYILERRDLITELI